Proteins from a single region of Balneolaceae bacterium:
- the tuf gene encoding elongation factor Tu: MAKETFQRTKPHVNIGTIGHVDHGKTTLTAAITTVMAKHYGGVAKQFTDIDNAPEERERGITIATAHVEYETDQRHYAHVDCPGHADYVKNMVTGAAQMDGAILVVAATDGPMPQTREHILLARQVGVPQIVVFMNKTDLVDDEELIELVELEVRELLTSYEFDGDNIPVIQGSALNALNGDADSEQAILDLMDAVDETVPTPERDIEKPFLMPVEDVFSITGRGTVATGRIERGVVKLNDEVEIVGIVEDPMKSVVTGIEMFRRLLEEGQAGDNAGILLRGINKEQLERGMVLCKPGSITPHKEFECEVYVLSKDEGGRHTPFFKGYRPQFYFRTTDVTGACELPEGVEMVMPGDNVKMNVKLIQPVAMEKGLRFAIREGGRTVGAGVVTKIND; this comes from the coding sequence ATGGCAAAAGAGACATTTCAACGTACCAAGCCGCATGTAAACATTGGTACGATCGGTCACGTAGATCACGGCAAGACAACGCTAACGGCGGCGATTACGACGGTAATGGCCAAGCACTATGGGGGTGTAGCCAAACAGTTTACAGATATTGATAATGCACCTGAGGAGCGCGAGCGTGGAATTACCATAGCGACGGCTCACGTGGAATATGAAACCGACCAGCGCCACTATGCCCATGTGGACTGTCCGGGACACGCCGACTATGTAAAGAATATGGTGACCGGCGCGGCCCAGATGGACGGGGCGATTTTGGTAGTAGCGGCCACAGATGGCCCGATGCCCCAGACTCGTGAGCACATTCTTCTGGCCCGCCAGGTAGGGGTTCCCCAGATTGTTGTGTTTATGAACAAGACCGACCTGGTAGACGATGAGGAGTTGATTGAGCTGGTAGAACTGGAAGTTCGCGAGCTGCTGACCTCCTATGAATTTGACGGGGATAATATTCCGGTGATCCAGGGAAGTGCCCTGAATGCCCTGAACGGCGATGCCGACAGTGAGCAGGCAATTCTGGACCTGATGGATGCCGTCGATGAGACCGTGCCTACACCGGAGCGGGATATTGAAAAGCCGTTCCTGATGCCGGTTGAAGATGTGTTTTCAATTACCGGCCGTGGTACGGTAGCCACCGGGCGAATTGAGCGGGGTGTTGTAAAGCTCAACGACGAGGTGGAAATTGTCGGGATTGTAGAAGATCCGATGAAGAGTGTGGTTACCGGGATTGAGATGTTCCGCCGTTTGCTGGAGGAAGGTCAGGCAGGCGACAACGCCGGGATCTTGCTTCGGGGAATTAACAAAGAGCAGCTGGAGCGGGGGATGGTACTCTGCAAGCCGGGCTCGATTACCCCACACAAAGAGTTTGAATGCGAGGTATATGTACTGAGCAAAGATGAAGGAGGCCGTCACACGCCGTTCTTCAAAGGATATCGTCCGCAGTTTTATTTCCGGACCACAGATGTGACGGGAGCCTGTGAGCTACCCGAAGGAGTGGAGATGGTGATGCCGGGCGACAACGTGAAGATGAATGTAAAACTGATCCAGCCGGTCGCCATGGAGAAAGGACTTCGGTTTGCGATTCGCGAAGGCGGACGCACCGTTGGAGCTGGTGTAGTTACTAAAATTAACGACTAA
- the rplP gene encoding 50S ribosomal protein L16 produces the protein MLEPRQIHRRRVHRDKLKGNAQRGHTLAFGSFGLKALEPKFITSRQIEACRVTIARTLQREGKTFIRIFPDRPITRKPAETRMGKGKGALDHFIAVVKPGRILFEVSGVDEDLAKEALRRASHKLPIKTKFIKRRDYNSEI, from the coding sequence ATGTTAGAACCCAGACAAATTCACAGACGCCGCGTTCACCGCGATAAATTAAAGGGGAATGCACAAAGAGGTCATACTTTGGCTTTTGGAAGTTTTGGATTGAAAGCACTTGAACCAAAATTCATTACCTCCAGGCAGATTGAAGCTTGCAGGGTAACTATTGCACGAACCTTGCAACGTGAAGGGAAAACATTTATAAGAATTTTTCCTGACAGACCCATTACTCGTAAACCTGCTGAAACCAGGATGGGTAAAGGTAAAGGAGCTTTAGATCATTTTATTGCCGTTGTAAAACCCGGAAGAATTCTATTTGAAGTTTCCGGTGTGGATGAAGATTTGGCAAAAGAAGCATTGAGACGAGCATCTCATAAACTTCCGATTAAGACAAAATTTATTAAACGTCGGGATTACAATAGCGAAATTTAA
- the rpsC gene encoding 30S ribosomal protein S3, translated as MGQKTNPIGLRLGIIRGWESNWYSEDNKQEVLYEDTKLREYLHARLRNGGLSNVVIERTPKRILLTLNTSRPGVIIGKGGEQIELLREELKKITNKEVQINVSEIKRPELDASLVAQNIAQQLEARVSFRRAMKTALSSAMRMGAKGIKIRCAGRLGGAEMARTEQYKEGRVPLHTLRADIDYSNTTANTIYGSIGVTVWIFKGEIIGDVDLSPGAKAKQEQDQGRKRSGGRGGRKSRRSRRRSRN; from the coding sequence TTGGGACAAAAAACCAATCCAATCGGACTTAGACTTGGAATTATTCGAGGGTGGGAATCCAATTGGTATTCCGAAGACAACAAACAAGAAGTATTGTATGAGGATACCAAACTAAGAGAGTATCTCCATGCTCGACTCAGAAATGGAGGCCTCTCCAATGTGGTAATTGAACGGACTCCGAAAAGAATACTTTTGACCCTTAATACGTCTCGACCGGGTGTTATCATTGGTAAAGGCGGCGAACAGATTGAACTGCTCCGTGAAGAGTTGAAAAAAATCACTAACAAAGAAGTACAGATAAATGTTAGTGAAATTAAAAGACCTGAACTGGATGCAAGCTTGGTTGCTCAAAATATTGCTCAGCAGTTAGAAGCACGGGTTTCTTTCAGAAGAGCAATGAAAACGGCTCTTTCATCAGCTATGCGAATGGGAGCTAAAGGAATTAAAATTCGATGTGCCGGCCGATTGGGAGGTGCTGAAATGGCCCGAACTGAACAGTATAAAGAGGGTCGCGTTCCACTGCACACACTTCGTGCAGATATTGACTATTCCAATACAACAGCCAACACCATTTATGGTTCTATTGGCGTAACTGTTTGGATATTCAAAGGTGAAATTATCGGAGATGTAGACTTGTCTCCAGGGGCGAAAGCCAAGCAGGAACAAGATCAGGGCAGAAAACGCTCTGGCGGCCGGGGAGGCAGAAAATCCCGAAGAAGCAGAAGACGTTCACGTAACTAA
- the rpsN gene encoding 30S ribosomal protein S14, with amino-acid sequence MAKKSWIARNEKRKRTVEKYAEKRRELKEAGDYEALQKLPRDASPTRVVKRCALTGRARGYISEFGVSRIKFRELALNGKIPGVRKASW; translated from the coding sequence ATGGCTAAGAAATCCTGGATTGCTCGTAACGAAAAAAGAAAACGAACAGTTGAAAAATATGCTGAAAAACGTCGTGAGCTGAAAGAAGCCGGCGATTATGAGGCATTGCAAAAATTACCGAGAGATGCCAGTCCTACAAGAGTGGTAAAAAGATGTGCTCTTACCGGACGAGCTCGCGGATATATTAGTGAGTTTGGTGTTTCAAGGATCAAATTCCGCGAACTGGCACTGAATGGAAAAATTCCCGGTGTTCGAAAAGCAAGTTGGTAA
- the rpsS gene encoding 30S ribosomal protein S19, with the protein MPRSLKKGPYVYYKLQRKIDAMNDSSKKNVIKTWSRSSMVTPDFIGLTIAVHNGKQFIPVYITENMVGHKLGEFAATRTFRGHPLKKAK; encoded by the coding sequence ATGCCAAGATCATTAAAAAAAGGGCCTTACGTCTATTATAAGCTGCAGCGCAAGATTGATGCGATGAATGACAGCAGTAAAAAGAACGTCATTAAGACGTGGTCCAGAAGTTCAATGGTAACACCAGACTTCATCGGATTAACGATTGCAGTGCATAATGGAAAGCAATTTATACCTGTATATATAACTGAAAATATGGTCGGACATAAACTGGGTGAATTTGCAGCAACCAGAACATTCCGTGGCCATCCTTTAAAAAAGGCAAAATAA
- the rplC gene encoding 50S ribosomal protein L3 — MSGLIGKKVGMTSIFDDLGRSIPVTVIEVEPCTITQIKTDETDGYNAVQLAAFDKTGKNTSKAVEGHFAKADTSPKKIVSEFRDFIPEGLELGDQLTIEDVFNVGDMVDVVGISKGKGFTGVIKRHNFHGVGDQTHGQHDRERAPGAIGQASDPSRVFKGTKMAGRSGNARTKVKNLSVAKILSESNMILITGSVPGAKGGYLEIYNQSEE; from the coding sequence ATGAGTGGTTTAATTGGAAAAAAGGTTGGGATGACAAGTATCTTTGATGACCTTGGAAGAAGTATTCCTGTTACGGTTATTGAAGTTGAACCCTGTACCATTACTCAGATAAAAACGGACGAAACGGATGGATATAATGCCGTTCAACTCGCCGCTTTTGATAAGACCGGTAAGAATACGTCCAAAGCTGTTGAGGGGCATTTCGCAAAAGCCGATACATCTCCCAAAAAAATAGTTTCAGAATTCAGAGATTTCATTCCGGAAGGACTTGAACTTGGAGATCAGCTTACTATTGAAGACGTTTTTAATGTAGGCGACATGGTTGATGTAGTGGGTATATCAAAAGGAAAAGGTTTTACCGGGGTAATAAAGCGGCATAATTTTCACGGTGTTGGTGATCAAACTCACGGACAGCATGATCGTGAAAGAGCTCCGGGGGCGATTGGTCAGGCTTCGGATCCTTCGCGGGTTTTTAAAGGAACGAAAATGGCCGGACGATCCGGAAATGCACGAACGAAAGTGAAAAACTTATCTGTTGCGAAAATTTTATCTGAATCTAATATGATTCTCATAACAGGTTCAGTGCCCGGAGCAAAAGGCGGGTATTTGGAAATTTATAATCAATCAGAGGAATAA
- the fusA gene encoding elongation factor G, which produces MSEVTTKTDPKILERIRRTRNIGIMAHIDAGKTTVTERILYYTGRSHRMGEVHDGAATMDWMEQEQERGITITSAATHCHWKDHRINIIDTPGHVDFTVEVERSLRVLDGAIGVFCSVGAVQPQSETVWRQANKYNVPRMAFVNKMDRTGADFFNVIHQMREKLNANPIPIQIPIGAEDNFQGVVDLINMNGIVWDDESLGAKYEIVDIPEDLQEKAEEYRKIMLEAIADHDDELMEKYLMEEEISEDEINAAIRKATLAQDITPLLCGTALKNKGVQILLDKVIEYLPSPMDVEAVTGTEPGNPDNKMTREPDINAPFSALAFKIMTDPYVGKLTFFRVYSGTLEKGSYILNSATGERERIGRLLEMHANDKKDIDVVRAGDIAAAVGVKKVGTGDTFCDEENPVLLEKITFPEPVIKLAVEPKSKADAEKLTTGLIKLAEEDPTFQVKTDEETGQTTIAGMGELHLEIIVDRLKREFKVEANVGAPQVSYRETITKAIDHQEVYKKQTGGRGKFADMEFEIGPIEHFEQYDDDDKKVTVSEGFKFINEIVGGNIPREYIPSVEKGFRESMKGGIQANYPVQNIGVRLFDGSYHDVDSDAFSFELCAKIAFRNSARKAGPQLLEPVMSVEITTPEDYMGDVIGDLNGRRGIISKMDNNAEGSVVKAKVPLSEMFGYSTDLRSITQGRAVYSMEFAEYADVPDSKAEEIIEQQG; this is translated from the coding sequence ATGTCTGAAGTAACGACGAAAACAGATCCCAAAATTTTAGAACGAATTCGCCGCACGCGAAATATCGGAATTATGGCTCATATTGATGCCGGTAAGACAACGGTAACTGAGCGTATACTTTATTATACAGGGCGAAGCCACCGAATGGGTGAGGTGCACGATGGTGCAGCCACAATGGACTGGATGGAGCAAGAGCAGGAGAGAGGTATCACTATTACTTCGGCTGCCACCCACTGTCACTGGAAAGATCACAGAATTAATATTATCGATACACCGGGTCACGTTGATTTTACCGTTGAGGTAGAACGTTCACTTCGTGTGTTAGACGGTGCAATTGGAGTTTTCTGTTCTGTAGGTGCAGTACAGCCTCAGTCAGAAACCGTATGGCGTCAAGCAAATAAATACAATGTGCCGCGAATGGCATTTGTAAACAAGATGGACCGGACCGGCGCCGACTTTTTCAATGTAATTCACCAAATGAGAGAAAAACTGAATGCGAATCCTATTCCCATTCAGATTCCAATTGGTGCTGAAGACAATTTCCAGGGCGTTGTAGACCTTATTAATATGAATGGAATTGTTTGGGATGATGAATCTCTCGGTGCGAAATATGAGATTGTTGATATCCCTGAAGATTTGCAGGAAAAGGCTGAAGAGTACCGAAAGATAATGCTCGAAGCTATTGCTGATCACGATGATGAGCTGATGGAAAAATATCTCATGGAAGAAGAAATTTCTGAAGATGAGATTAATGCGGCGATTCGTAAAGCAACATTAGCCCAGGATATCACACCTCTGCTTTGTGGTACTGCTTTGAAAAATAAAGGTGTACAGATTCTTCTTGATAAAGTGATTGAATACCTCCCAAGCCCAATGGATGTTGAGGCTGTAACAGGTACGGAGCCAGGCAATCCTGATAATAAAATGACACGAGAGCCTGATATTAACGCTCCGTTTTCTGCTTTGGCCTTTAAAATCATGACGGATCCCTATGTGGGTAAATTGACTTTCTTCCGTGTGTACTCTGGTACGCTTGAGAAAGGTTCCTATATACTAAACTCTGCAACTGGAGAGCGGGAACGAATTGGCCGTCTTCTTGAAATGCATGCAAATGACAAGAAAGACATTGATGTTGTTCGTGCCGGAGATATTGCTGCCGCTGTTGGAGTGAAAAAAGTAGGTACAGGAGATACATTCTGTGATGAAGAGAATCCTGTACTGCTTGAGAAAATTACATTCCCCGAGCCAGTTATTAAATTGGCTGTTGAGCCAAAATCTAAAGCGGATGCTGAAAAACTGACAACCGGTTTGATTAAACTGGCTGAAGAGGATCCAACATTCCAGGTTAAAACTGACGAAGAAACTGGTCAGACAACGATTGCCGGAATGGGTGAGCTGCATCTCGAAATTATTGTAGATCGACTGAAGCGAGAATTTAAAGTCGAAGCGAATGTAGGCGCTCCACAGGTATCATATCGCGAAACGATTACCAAAGCGATTGATCACCAGGAAGTTTACAAGAAACAGACAGGTGGTCGCGGTAAATTTGCTGATATGGAGTTTGAAATTGGCCCAATTGAACATTTCGAACAATATGATGACGATGATAAAAAAGTTACCGTAAGTGAGGGTTTTAAATTTATTAATGAAATTGTAGGTGGTAATATTCCAAGAGAATATATCCCCTCAGTTGAAAAAGGATTCCGCGAGTCAATGAAAGGTGGAATTCAAGCGAACTACCCGGTACAAAATATAGGAGTGCGATTGTTTGATGGATCCTACCACGATGTAGACTCTGATGCATTTAGTTTTGAGCTTTGTGCCAAAATTGCGTTCAGAAATTCTGCAAGAAAAGCAGGACCACAATTGCTTGAACCGGTAATGTCCGTAGAGATAACAACTCCCGAAGATTATATGGGAGATGTAATTGGTGATTTGAATGGTCGGCGGGGAATAATTTCCAAAATGGACAATAACGCAGAAGGTTCTGTTGTGAAAGCGAAAGTTCCATTATCTGAGATGTTCGGATACTCTACCGATCTCCGTTCAATCACACAGGGACGTGCAGTTTATTCAATGGAGTTTGCAGAATATGCCGATGTTCCAGATTCAAAAGCAGAAGAAATAATAGAACAACAAGGATAA
- the rplW gene encoding 50S ribosomal protein L23 — protein MSVLVQPLITEKLTRLQEEHQQYAFEVDRNATKPDIRQAIEDKYPDVKVGRVNTMIMPSKPKGRYTQSGFVEGRSKVWKKAIITLKEGEIDFFAEI, from the coding sequence ATGAGTGTTTTAGTTCAACCATTAATTACTGAAAAATTAACACGGCTTCAGGAAGAGCATCAACAATATGCTTTTGAAGTAGATCGAAATGCAACTAAACCTGATATTCGCCAGGCAATTGAAGATAAATATCCCGATGTGAAAGTAGGCCGGGTTAACACAATGATTATGCCTTCAAAACCGAAAGGACGATATACCCAAAGTGGATTTGTGGAAGGACGAAGTAAGGTTTGGAAGAAAGCGATTATTACATTGAAAGAAGGCGAAATTGATTTCTTCGCAGAAATTTAA
- the rplX gene encoding 50S ribosomal protein L24, with product MPRKYNTKKKLHVKKGDDVLVIAGNDKGQRGRVLMVNPQKERVLVEGINMRTHHDQPTQENPQGGRLKREAPVHISNVMVIDPTTDEPTRIGRKRIDEEGGGRWVRYSKSSGEIIDK from the coding sequence ATGCCCAGAAAGTATAACACTAAAAAGAAATTACATGTTAAAAAGGGTGATGACGTTTTAGTCATCGCCGGAAATGATAAGGGACAGCGAGGCCGTGTACTCATGGTAAACCCTCAAAAAGAACGAGTTCTTGTAGAGGGTATTAATATGAGAACTCACCACGATCAGCCAACCCAGGAAAACCCTCAGGGTGGCCGTCTTAAAAGAGAAGCCCCTGTTCACATATCAAATGTGATGGTTATCGACCCCACAACGGATGAACCTACCAGAATAGGTAGAAAACGAATTGATGAGGAAGGTGGTGGCCGTTGGGTACGATATTCCAAAAGCAGTGGCGAAATTATTGATAAATAA
- the rplD gene encoding 50S ribosomal protein L4 has translation MKLTIYKTDGKSSSKKAELNDAIFSIEPNETVLYEDVRRILANKRQGTASTKERGEVRGGGRKAYKQKGTGMARRGSIRSPLLKGGGTVFGPKPKNYTVRLTKKAKSLARRSALSLKATEEGIIITQDFTFEEPKTKQVVEILEALELSDKKVLFLTAETDKNLYLSVRNIPGVSVIEANKPTSYQIMNADVLVIQEGALAVLEENFEPKVEEEAA, from the coding sequence ATGAAATTGACGATTTATAAAACTGACGGAAAAAGCAGTAGTAAGAAAGCTGAATTGAATGATGCTATTTTTAGTATCGAACCAAATGAAACGGTTCTCTATGAAGATGTTCGGCGAATTCTTGCTAATAAACGCCAGGGAACGGCCAGTACAAAAGAGCGTGGTGAAGTTCGCGGCGGTGGTAGAAAAGCATACAAACAGAAAGGAACGGGTATGGCCCGTCGTGGATCGATCCGATCTCCACTTTTGAAAGGCGGTGGTACAGTTTTTGGACCAAAACCAAAAAATTATACTGTTCGTCTTACGAAAAAAGCGAAAAGTCTTGCAAGGAGATCCGCACTCTCTCTAAAAGCTACTGAAGAGGGGATCATCATCACTCAAGATTTTACGTTTGAAGAGCCAAAGACAAAACAAGTTGTTGAAATTCTGGAAGCACTTGAACTGAGTGATAAAAAGGTATTGTTCTTAACAGCCGAAACGGATAAAAATCTTTATCTGTCTGTAAGAAATATTCCTGGAGTATCAGTCATTGAAGCGAACAAACCCACATCCTATCAAATTATGAATGCAGATGTTCTTGTAATTCAAGAAGGGGCTTTGGCTGTACTTGAAGAAAATTTTGAGCCTAAAGTTGAGGAGGAAGCAGCATGA
- the rplB gene encoding 50S ribosomal protein L2, translated as MATKKIKPNTPGQRHRTAPVFNDVTTNKPNKKQTKGIHKTGGRNNRGRMTMRHRGGGHKRKYRVIDFKRDKMDIPAKVQTIEYDPNRTARIALLSYADGEKRYIIAPNKLKVGDTVLSSETAQPEVGNAMPMMKMPPGTFIHNIELQPGKGGQLCRSAGTVAQMVAKTDRYVTVKLPSGESRLILGKCFATVGATSNPDHFNTSKGKAGRSRWLGRRPRVRGVAKNPVDHPMGGGEGKASGGHPRSPWGQSAKGLKTRHPNRLSSKYIVRRRKTKKAK; from the coding sequence ATGGCTACTAAGAAAATAAAACCAAATACTCCAGGGCAACGGCATAGAACGGCACCCGTTTTTAATGACGTTACAACGAATAAGCCCAACAAGAAGCAAACAAAGGGTATTCATAAAACCGGCGGACGAAATAATCGAGGCCGGATGACTATGCGCCATCGTGGTGGCGGTCATAAACGCAAGTACCGGGTCATCGACTTTAAGCGTGACAAAATGGATATTCCGGCAAAAGTTCAGACCATTGAGTACGATCCGAACAGAACGGCTCGTATTGCACTACTTTCATATGCTGATGGAGAGAAAAGATATATCATTGCACCTAACAAATTGAAAGTAGGTGATACGGTGCTAAGTTCCGAAACAGCACAACCGGAAGTTGGAAATGCAATGCCAATGATGAAAATGCCTCCCGGTACATTTATACATAACATTGAATTACAGCCTGGTAAAGGCGGGCAGCTATGCAGAAGTGCAGGAACTGTTGCCCAGATGGTTGCAAAGACAGATCGGTATGTTACGGTAAAACTTCCATCTGGAGAATCACGACTGATATTAGGTAAATGTTTTGCTACTGTTGGAGCTACCAGCAATCCTGATCATTTCAATACATCGAAAGGGAAAGCGGGCAGAAGCCGATGGCTCGGACGGAGGCCACGTGTTCGTGGTGTTGCGAAAAACCCGGTGGATCACCCAATGGGCGGTGGAGAAGGAAAAGCTTCCGGAGGTCATCCAAGATCTCCCTGGGGACAGTCTGCTAAAGGTTTGAAGACAAGACATCCAAACAGATTGTCGTCTAAGTACATTGTAAGACGAAGAAAAACTAAAAAAGCTAAATAA
- the rplV gene encoding 50S ribosomal protein L22: METSVLEARAIQRHLRKSPRKVRLVADVVRGERVDKALKKLSFLNKAASVDVSKVVRSAAANIRDKFQEERLDDDQIFVKTIYVNEGTTLKRIQPRAQGRANRINKRSCHITVVVAKQEETLTD; encoded by the coding sequence ATGGAAACGTCAGTATTAGAAGCAAGAGCAATCCAACGCCATCTTAGAAAGTCGCCAAGAAAAGTTCGGCTTGTGGCCGATGTTGTTCGTGGTGAACGAGTAGATAAGGCATTGAAAAAACTTTCATTTTTGAATAAGGCTGCATCTGTAGATGTATCAAAAGTAGTTCGCTCTGCTGCAGCAAATATTAGAGATAAGTTCCAGGAAGAACGTCTTGATGATGATCAGATCTTCGTCAAAACGATCTATGTAAATGAAGGAACGACTCTAAAACGAATCCAACCGAGAGCACAGGGACGGGCAAACAGAATCAACAAGCGAAGCTGCCACATAACTGTTGTTGTAGCTAAGCAAGAAGAAACTTTAACTGATTAA
- the rpsJ gene encoding 30S ribosomal protein S10: MATQQKIRIKLKSYDHNLIDKSAEKIIQTVKSTGAVVSGPIPLPTKKNIITVNRSVFVDKKSREQFEYRSHKRLIDILSTGSQTVDALMKLELPSGVDVEIKV, encoded by the coding sequence GTGGCAACACAACAAAAGATCAGAATAAAACTGAAATCATACGATCATAACCTGATCGATAAATCGGCAGAAAAGATTATTCAGACAGTAAAATCTACAGGCGCGGTAGTGTCTGGTCCGATTCCATTACCGACCAAGAAAAATATCATTACTGTGAATCGATCTGTTTTTGTGGATAAAAAATCACGTGAACAGTTTGAATACAGATCACATAAACGGCTGATAGATATTCTTTCAACCGGATCGCAAACTGTTGATGCTTTGATGAAGCTGGAGCTTCCATCAGGCGTAGATGTGGAAATTAAAGTTTAA
- the rplE gene encoding 50S ribosomal protein L5 has translation MAEARLYTQYKEEIVPKLKEDFGYENIMAIPKLQKIVINVGAGEAINDTKYLDTVVENVGAITGQQPIKTKAKKSVSNFKLREGVPIGCKVTLRKKVMFEFLDRLINLALPRTRDFQGVPNKSFDGRGNYTMGIKEHTIFPEIDVDNTKIVHGMDITFVTNAETDEEAFALLKHFGMPFKK, from the coding sequence ATGGCAGAAGCAAGACTTTACACACAGTATAAAGAAGAGATCGTACCAAAGTTAAAGGAAGACTTTGGATATGAGAACATTATGGCAATTCCCAAGCTCCAGAAGATTGTAATTAATGTGGGAGCCGGAGAAGCTATCAACGATACTAAATATTTAGATACAGTTGTTGAGAATGTAGGTGCGATTACCGGGCAACAGCCGATTAAAACCAAAGCGAAAAAATCTGTTTCTAATTTTAAACTTCGTGAGGGTGTACCCATTGGCTGTAAAGTAACTCTTCGAAAGAAAGTTATGTTTGAATTTCTGGATCGATTGATTAACCTGGCTCTGCCCAGAACAAGAGACTTTCAGGGAGTTCCCAACAAAAGTTTCGACGGAAGGGGTAATTATACAATGGGGATTAAAGAACACACCATTTTCCCGGAAATTGATGTTGACAACACAAAAATAGTACATGGGATGGATATAACATTCGTAACAAATGCTGAAACTGATGAGGAAGCATTCGCGCTTCTGAAGCATTTTGGAATGCCCTTTAAGAAGTAA
- the rplN gene encoding 50S ribosomal protein L14, whose protein sequence is MIQTQSLLNVADNSGAKKVYCIKVLGDSRKRYARIGDLISCSVKTAIPGGTVKKGEVVTAVVVRTKKEIRRRDGSHIRFDENAAVIINKENEPVGTRIFGPVARELRERNYMRIVSLASEVL, encoded by the coding sequence ATGATTCAAACGCAATCTTTACTGAATGTTGCTGATAACAGCGGCGCCAAAAAAGTATATTGTATTAAAGTTCTGGGAGATTCCAGAAAACGATACGCACGTATTGGCGACCTTATTTCTTGCTCCGTAAAAACTGCAATACCGGGTGGTACTGTTAAGAAAGGAGAAGTTGTAACTGCTGTTGTTGTTAGAACAAAAAAAGAAATTCGACGCCGCGACGGAAGCCATATACGCTTCGATGAAAATGCGGCGGTAATTATTAACAAAGAAAACGAGCCTGTTGGAACACGTATTTTCGGTCCCGTAGCAAGAGAACTTCGGGAAAGAAATTATATGCGCATTGTTTCATTGGCTTCGGAAGTACTTTAA
- the rpmC gene encoding 50S ribosomal protein L29: MKAHEMRDLSLTELEARLNDEKEALSDLHFNQAIAGQVENPARIKNTRREIARLKTIINEKLSAE, translated from the coding sequence ATGAAAGCACACGAAATGCGTGATTTATCACTGACGGAATTAGAAGCAAGATTGAATGATGAAAAAGAGGCACTGTCCGATCTTCACTTCAATCAAGCCATTGCCGGTCAGGTTGAGAATCCTGCAAGAATTAAAAATACACGTCGGGAAATTGCCCGATTGAAGACGATTATTAATGAAAAATTAAGTGCTGAATAA
- the rpsQ gene encoding 30S ribosomal protein S17 — translation MAEAQQRSQRRTRTGKVVSNRMDKSITVAVDRQIKHAIYGKFITKTTKYMAHDENNDANPGDTVLIMSTRPLSKRKSWRLVEVLERAK, via the coding sequence ATGGCAGAAGCACAACAAAGATCACAAAGAAGAACACGTACCGGTAAAGTTGTCAGCAATAGAATGGATAAAAGTATTACAGTTGCTGTAGACAGACAGATAAAACATGCTATTTATGGCAAGTTTATCACTAAAACAACAAAATATATGGCACATGATGAGAATAATGATGCCAATCCCGGTGATACTGTTCTTATTATGTCAACACGACCTTTGTCTAAGCGCAAATCCTGGCGTTTGGTTGAGGTATTGGAAAGAGCAAAATAA